Proteins found in one Campylobacter concisus genomic segment:
- the accD gene encoding acetyl-CoA carboxylase, carboxyltransferase subunit beta, protein MNFSDIFSKIRKAQPRPEEAPTHWVKCDNCHSLMYYKEVEACFNVCPKCGYHMRLKATDRINLICDEDSFVEFDANLKPVDPLNFVDKKSYKKRITENKEKTGRTSSVICGEGKCDGQEIQLVVFDFGFMGGSLASVEGEKIVRAIKRAIEKRQALVIVSASGGARMQESTFSLMQMSKTSAALKLLDEAKLPYISILTDPTMGGVSASFAWLGDLIIAEPGALIGFAGQRVIKQTIGADLPEGFQRAEFLLEHGLIDAIVPRSEHKKYISDMVKFLTNNKTIHQKDNQDESGNNFELKLKTKG, encoded by the coding sequence ATGAATTTCTCAGACATTTTTTCAAAGATAAGAAAAGCTCAACCTCGTCCAGAAGAAGCACCTACACACTGGGTAAAATGCGATAATTGTCACTCACTGATGTACTACAAAGAAGTTGAAGCTTGTTTTAATGTATGCCCAAAATGCGGTTATCATATGAGACTAAAAGCTACTGATCGCATAAATTTGATCTGTGATGAAGATAGCTTTGTAGAATTTGACGCAAATTTAAAACCGGTAGATCCATTAAATTTTGTTGATAAAAAATCATACAAAAAAAGAATCACAGAAAATAAAGAAAAAACAGGACGCACAAGCTCAGTGATATGTGGCGAAGGTAAATGCGACGGACAAGAGATCCAGCTAGTTGTTTTTGACTTTGGCTTCATGGGTGGTTCGCTAGCTTCAGTTGAGGGTGAAAAGATCGTAAGGGCGATAAAACGGGCAATAGAAAAACGCCAAGCTTTAGTCATAGTGAGCGCTTCAGGTGGAGCTAGAATGCAAGAGAGTACATTTTCTTTGATGCAAATGTCAAAGACATCAGCTGCTTTAAAACTACTTGATGAAGCGAAACTACCTTATATCTCAATACTTACTGATCCGACAATGGGTGGTGTTAGCGCCTCTTTTGCTTGGCTTGGAGATCTAATAATCGCTGAACCTGGCGCTTTAATAGGCTTTGCCGGTCAAAGGGTCATCAAACAAACCATTGGTGCTGACCTTCCAGAGGGATTTCAAAGAGCCGAGTTTTTATTAGAACATGGCTTAATCGATGCTATTGTGCCAAGAAGCGAACATAAAAAATATATAAGCGATATGGTTAAATTTCTCACAAATAATAAGACAATACATCAAAAAGATAACCAAGATGAGAGCGGAAATAACTTTGAACTAAAGCTAAAAACCAAAGGCTAA
- the bamA gene encoding outer membrane protein assembly factor BamA, whose translation MRKKLFLLALAFSGLSAQTIQSINFKGLIHLSPEVASQIMGLKVGQDLTPKLSDKAITNLYKQNYFDDIYIEDTGNGNLLVAVKEKPSIARVDLKGVVTNDKTAIESLINIKPGNMYDELTIEKTKERIRQYYESKGYFDTVVDVEKQPVADNDSSLFITLNINRGENMIIKNINLVGAKEFDYDDIEPVVANKSREFMGWLWGRNDGKVKLFELENDPARIQDKYFQKGYLDATISSPYLNSSFDNYTADLTYYVHEGEPYKVSNVSITAPEELDLDTKKIIDDFRLEAGDTMNSARLRQDMKKLDDMVADKGYAFVKVYPKTDKFDENKTVDIDYEVDPGEKVYIRNVQISGNDRTVDRVVRRELYLTEGNLYSRTDLQDSKDALKRTSYFDDVEIEEDPVDKNTVDLKVKVKEASTGSISGGIGYGSSDGLLLNAALSDTNIFGSGLQGQVSVDKSDRELSGQISLTNPRIFDSEYSLGGTLYANDYDWRTYKERSYGFSTTLGRKLTRNLSASLTYNIEQSKITLKDDELRDINTKTKKEIYREGKAIKSAITPALTYNSTDDYYLPRRGIIASTSFEIAGLGGDIDFIKNRTNFNYYLGLREYIDYDLILRYKASFGKIWERGYTPINERLYLGGIRSLRGYESRTVSPKVKYNGDYYEYGGETSFNNSAEISFPIIDRVKMRGVVFYDYGMIGENSLNEIKRSSVGTGIEWITPIGPLQLIFAKALKPKEGDDTNTFEFTIGRRF comes from the coding sequence ATGAGAAAGAAATTATTTTTATTAGCATTAGCTTTCAGTGGCCTAAGCGCACAAACAATCCAGTCAATAAATTTTAAAGGACTAATTCACCTTTCGCCTGAAGTAGCAAGCCAAATAATGGGCTTAAAAGTCGGTCAGGATCTGACCCCAAAGCTTAGCGATAAGGCGATCACAAATTTATACAAACAAAACTATTTCGACGATATCTACATAGAAGATACAGGCAATGGCAATCTTTTAGTAGCTGTAAAAGAGAAGCCAAGTATTGCTAGGGTCGATCTAAAAGGCGTCGTAACAAATGATAAAACTGCGATCGAGTCGCTAATCAACATCAAACCAGGCAATATGTATGATGAGCTTACAATAGAAAAAACTAAAGAGAGAATTCGTCAGTATTATGAGTCAAAGGGTTATTTTGATACCGTTGTAGACGTAGAAAAACAACCAGTTGCAGATAACGACAGCTCACTTTTTATAACACTCAACATAAACCGCGGCGAAAATATGATAATCAAAAATATAAATTTAGTCGGTGCAAAAGAGTTTGATTATGACGACATTGAGCCAGTAGTTGCAAACAAAAGTAGAGAATTTATGGGCTGGCTTTGGGGCAGAAATGACGGTAAAGTTAAACTTTTTGAGCTTGAAAATGATCCAGCAAGAATACAAGACAAATATTTCCAAAAAGGCTATTTAGACGCGACTATTTCGTCACCTTATTTAAATTCATCGTTTGATAATTACACAGCTGATCTTACTTATTATGTTCATGAAGGTGAGCCTTATAAGGTTTCAAATGTAAGTATTACAGCACCTGAAGAGCTAGATCTTGACACTAAAAAGATTATAGATGACTTTAGGCTTGAGGCTGGTGATACGATGAACTCAGCAAGACTTCGCCAAGATATGAAAAAGCTCGATGATATGGTAGCTGACAAGGGTTATGCGTTTGTAAAAGTCTATCCAAAGACTGATAAATTTGATGAAAATAAAACTGTCGATATTGATTATGAAGTAGATCCTGGCGAAAAAGTATATATAAGAAATGTTCAAATTTCAGGAAACGATAGGACTGTTGACCGCGTTGTAAGACGTGAACTTTATCTAACTGAAGGAAATTTATATAGTAGAACTGACCTTCAAGACTCAAAAGATGCATTAAAAAGAACAAGCTACTTTGATGATGTTGAGATAGAAGAAGATCCGGTTGATAAAAATACAGTTGATCTAAAAGTAAAAGTAAAAGAAGCCTCAACTGGCTCGATAAGCGGTGGTATCGGATACGGCAGCAGTGACGGACTACTACTAAACGCGGCACTTTCTGACACAAATATCTTTGGCTCTGGTCTTCAAGGACAAGTAAGCGTAGATAAGAGTGACAGAGAGCTTTCAGGTCAGATAAGTCTTACAAACCCAAGAATTTTTGACTCAGAGTATAGCCTTGGTGGGACACTTTACGCAAATGACTATGACTGGAGAACATATAAAGAGAGAAGCTATGGCTTCAGCACAACACTAGGTAGAAAACTAACTAGAAATTTAAGCGCATCACTTACTTACAATATTGAGCAAAGTAAAATTACTTTAAAAGATGATGAACTAAGAGATATCAACACAAAAACCAAAAAAGAAATTTATAGAGAAGGTAAAGCTATAAAAAGCGCTATAACTCCGGCTTTAACATATAATAGCACCGATGATTATTACTTGCCAAGACGTGGCATCATAGCTAGCACATCATTTGAGATAGCTGGGCTTGGTGGCGATATAGACTTTATCAAAAATCGCACAAATTTTAACTACTATCTAGGTCTTAGAGAGTACATCGACTACGATCTTATCTTAAGATATAAAGCTAGCTTTGGCAAAATTTGGGAAAGAGGATATACTCCGATCAACGAAAGACTTTACCTTGGCGGTATAAGAAGCTTACGTGGTTACGAGAGCAGAACCGTATCTCCAAAGGTAAAATATAATGGCGACTACTACGAATACGGCGGCGAAACTTCGTTTAATAATTCAGCTGAAATAAGCTTTCCTATAATAGATCGTGTCAAAATGCGTGGTGTTGTATTTTATGACTACGGCATGATCGGTGAGAATAGCCTAAATGAGATAAAAAGATCATCAGTTGGTACTGGTATCGAGTGGATAACACCTATCGGACCACTTCAACTAATCTTTGCAAAAGCTCTTAAACCTAAAGAGGGTGATGACACAAATACATTTGAATTTACTATTGGAAGACGATTCTAA
- a CDS encoding glycoprotease, with protein MTTDEHVSEALIKILENLSSKFNITKIIYANTPGSFMGLKVAYVILKTFSLAKGCEFYAVSGFSLNGSQAIRANKSLSFVLKDGEISLEKVEPVGFRLPLNLDELKLNSDTLPDYIIQAV; from the coding sequence ATTACGACTGATGAACATGTCAGTGAAGCTTTGATAAAAATCTTAGAAAATTTATCCTCTAAATTTAATATCACAAAAATTATCTATGCAAATACGCCAGGAAGCTTTATGGGGCTAAAGGTGGCCTATGTCATCTTAAAGACTTTCTCTTTAGCAAAGGGTTGCGAATTTTATGCGGTTAGCGGCTTTAGCTTAAATGGCAGCCAAGCGATCAGAGCAAATAAAAGTTTAAGCTTTGTTTTAAAAGATGGCGAAATTTCACTTGAAAAAGTAGAGCCAGTAGGATTTAGATTGCCTTTAAATTTAGATGAATTAAAACTAAATTCAGATACACTTCCAGATTATATCATCCAAGCAGTTTAG
- the lpxC gene encoding UDP-3-O-acyl-N-acetylglucosamine deacetylase, whose amino-acid sequence MKQTTIARRVETVGIGLHKGEPIRLILEPLDANSGIILHREDLGISFKAEPKNVINTQMATVVGNEKGFISTIEHLMSAINGYGIDNIRISVDANEIPVMDGSAISFCMLLDEAGIRYLDAGKKVILVRREVEVVEGSKFVRTSPSRSPKFDYTIKFDHPVIGEQRYVFDFSKSSFIKNIARARTFGFLKDLQRLQAQNLALGASLDNAVAIDDTHILNPEGLRFENEFVRHKILDAIGDLSLLGAPLLGDYTAFAGSHDLNHKLTLALMSDEKNYEIATLNGELLKEYQKVFA is encoded by the coding sequence TTGAAACAAACTACTATCGCAAGACGCGTTGAGACCGTTGGTATAGGGCTTCATAAAGGTGAGCCGATAAGACTTATACTAGAACCTCTTGATGCAAATTCTGGTATTATTTTGCACCGCGAAGATCTTGGTATTAGTTTTAAAGCTGAACCTAAAAATGTGATAAATACGCAGATGGCAACTGTTGTTGGCAATGAAAAGGGCTTTATTAGTACGATTGAGCATCTAATGTCAGCCATAAATGGTTATGGCATTGATAATATTAGAATCTCTGTTGATGCAAATGAAATTCCAGTCATGGATGGCAGTGCAATAAGCTTTTGCATGCTACTTGATGAAGCTGGCATAAGATATCTTGATGCTGGCAAAAAAGTAATTCTTGTTAGGCGCGAAGTTGAAGTCGTTGAGGGTTCTAAATTTGTACGAACTTCACCTTCAAGAAGTCCAAAATTTGACTATACGATAAAATTTGATCATCCAGTTATTGGTGAACAAAGATATGTTTTTGATTTTAGTAAAAGCTCTTTTATAAAAAATATAGCTCGTGCTAGAACTTTTGGCTTTTTGAAAGATTTACAGCGTTTGCAAGCTCAAAATTTAGCCCTTGGTGCATCACTTGATAATGCCGTGGCAATCGATGATACGCATATTCTAAATCCAGAAGGTTTGAGATTTGAAAATGAGTTTGTAAGGCACAAAATTTTAGATGCGATTGGTGATTTAAGCTTGCTTGGAGCGCCTTTGTTGGGCGATTATACAGCATTTGCTGGAAGTCACGATCTAAATCACAAATTAACTCTTGCTTTGATGTCCGATGAGAAAAACTACGAGATCGCAACTCTAAATGGTGAACTTCTAAAAGAGTATCAAAAGGTATTTGCATAG
- a CDS encoding 23S rRNA (pseudouridine(1915)-N(3))-methyltransferase RlmH — MEISVFSIQKSSRDNFENEIQEYIKMSAKFAKINDKVFFNEKIAKAQSTGKSEALRAYDEIYEPNLKGFCVMLDENGLQLDSQEFAQILNSNSQINFFIGGAYGLSQNLKNKAQKIISLSKMTMAHKVAKLVLFEQIFRALCINANHPYHK; from the coding sequence TTGGAAATTTCAGTTTTTAGCATTCAAAAATCATCACGTGACAACTTTGAAAACGAAATACAAGAATATATAAAAATGAGTGCAAAATTTGCCAAGATAAACGATAAAGTCTTTTTCAATGAAAAAATAGCAAAAGCTCAAAGCACTGGAAAAAGTGAAGCATTAAGAGCTTATGATGAAATTTATGAGCCAAATTTAAAAGGCTTTTGCGTAATGCTTGATGAAAATGGCTTGCAACTTGACAGCCAAGAATTCGCACAAATTTTAAACTCAAATTCACAAATTAACTTTTTCATAGGTGGAGCTTACGGCCTTAGCCAAAATTTAAAGAATAAAGCGCAAAAAATCATAAGCTTAAGCAAGATGACGATGGCGCATAAGGTTGCCAAGCTTGTACTTTTTGAGCAAATTTTTAGAGCACTTTGCATAAATGCAAACCACCCATACCACAAATAA
- a CDS encoding prephenate dehydrogenase, whose protein sequence is MKIGIIGLGLMGGSLGLALKDEKLISCVSGYDKDENHSKKALELGLVHEILSIDEMKKKCDIIFLAVPVEAIVSIVQNLTDISEDTTIIDFGSTKQKIIEAVPEKIRKNFIPAHPMAGTEYSGPEAAFKSLYTGATVIVCDFAESAEKHVKRSVELFSCLGMKIIFMSAKEHDHHVGLISHLPHAIAFSLASGILKEEDKRHIVALGGPTFKGMIRVAKSSPFMWSDIFKQNKNNVVEAINMFEKELNLCKDLIKDERWDELFAWMSDARAVREIL, encoded by the coding sequence ATGAAAATAGGTATCATCGGACTTGGTCTTATGGGCGGCTCGCTTGGTCTTGCACTAAAAGATGAAAAATTAATCTCTTGTGTTAGTGGATATGACAAAGATGAAAATCATAGCAAAAAGGCCTTAGAGCTTGGCTTGGTGCATGAAATTTTAAGCATTGACGAGATGAAAAAGAAGTGTGACATCATCTTTTTAGCTGTGCCAGTTGAAGCTATCGTATCAATAGTACAAAATTTAACCGATATTAGCGAAGATACAACTATCATTGATTTTGGCTCAACCAAACAAAAGATAATAGAAGCTGTGCCAGAAAAAATTCGTAAAAATTTCATCCCAGCTCACCCGATGGCAGGTACTGAGTATTCTGGTCCAGAGGCTGCTTTTAAATCACTTTACACAGGAGCAACTGTTATCGTTTGTGACTTTGCTGAGAGCGCAGAAAAACATGTAAAAAGAAGCGTGGAGTTATTTTCTTGCCTTGGCATGAAAATCATTTTTATGAGTGCGAAAGAACATGATCATCATGTTGGTCTTATTTCACATTTGCCTCATGCGATCGCATTTTCTCTTGCGAGTGGAATTTTAAAAGAAGAGGACAAAAGGCACATCGTAGCACTTGGCGGACCTACATTTAAAGGCATGATACGTGTCGCAAAGAGTTCGCCTTTTATGTGGAGTGATATTTTTAAGCAAAATAAAAATAATGTTGTTGAAGCTATAAATATGTTTGAAAAAGAGCTAAATTTGTGCAAAGATCTCATAAAAGATGAACGCTGGGATGAGCTTTTTGCTTGGATGAGCGACGCTAGAGCCGTAAGAGAAATTTTGTAA
- the dksA gene encoding RNA polymerase-binding protein DksA, producing MTQTELNFFKKLLEERKLQIKKNIYDSSVEVNGLRDSGVSDEFDIASVNTDQLIEHSISTQQRAELSEIDEALEKIANKTYGICDMCEEEISIPRLKVKPHAKYCITCREIIEKTAKN from the coding sequence ATGACACAAACTGAGCTAAATTTTTTTAAAAAATTACTTGAAGAAAGAAAATTACAGATCAAAAAAAATATCTATGATTCATCTGTTGAAGTAAATGGCTTAAGAGATAGTGGTGTAAGCGATGAGTTTGATATAGCCTCAGTAAATACAGACCAGCTAATAGAGCATTCGATCTCGACACAACAAAGAGCGGAGCTATCAGAAATAGATGAAGCACTAGAGAAGATAGCAAATAAAACTTATGGGATTTGTGATATGTGTGAAGAGGAGATCAGCATACCGCGACTAAAGGTAAAACCACATGCAAAATACTGCATAACTTGCCGTGAAATAATCGAAAAAACAGCAAAAAACTAA
- a CDS encoding tRNA dihydrouridine synthase codes for MIDFSKKPLFLAPLAGFSDLPLRSVVKKFGCDVTVSEMISANALVYESSDKTLEMLKKSPNEEPYVVQIAGSDIENIKKAAQIINKFDGIYGLDLNCGCPVPKVVKQGAGSALLNDLDKLQNIISAIKSVSKKESLSVKFRLGFNDKNEEKIAKACEEAGANYIAVHGRTRAGGYSAKVDYEAIARVKASVKIPVVANGDINAQNADEILNLTKCDALMIGRASIGNPWIFHEIKTKTSVDKALKQKIILAHFDAMIEHYGEHGLCIFRKHLHQYSKGIDGATTFRNDINFIKDAHVMRERIREFFA; via the coding sequence ATGATAGACTTTAGCAAAAAGCCACTTTTCTTAGCGCCTCTTGCTGGCTTTTCTGACTTGCCACTAAGAAGCGTAGTTAAGAAATTTGGCTGCGATGTCACTGTTAGCGAAATGATCAGCGCAAATGCCTTGGTCTATGAGAGCAGTGACAAAACGCTTGAAATGCTTAAAAAATCCCCAAACGAAGAGCCCTACGTCGTTCAAATAGCTGGTAGCGATATAGAAAATATAAAAAAAGCCGCGCAGATAATCAATAAATTTGATGGAATTTATGGGCTGGATCTAAACTGCGGCTGCCCTGTGCCAAAGGTCGTTAAACAAGGAGCGGGTTCTGCTTTACTAAACGATCTTGACAAGCTTCAAAATATAATCTCAGCCATAAAAAGCGTCTCAAAAAAAGAGAGCCTAAGCGTTAAATTTAGACTTGGCTTTAACGATAAAAATGAAGAAAAGATAGCAAAAGCCTGCGAAGAAGCCGGCGCAAACTATATCGCAGTCCATGGGCGCACCAGAGCTGGTGGATACAGCGCAAAGGTTGATTACGAAGCGATCGCTAGAGTAAAGGCGAGTGTAAAAATTCCAGTCGTCGCAAATGGCGATATAAACGCACAAAATGCAGATGAAATTTTAAACCTTACAAAGTGCGATGCCCTAATGATAGGTAGAGCGAGTATTGGTAATCCTTGGATATTTCACGAGATAAAGACCAAAACTAGCGTAGATAAGGCGCTAAAACAAAAGATAATCCTAGCTCACTTTGATGCGATGATCGAGCACTACGGAGAGCATGGGCTTTGCATATTTAGAAAGCATTTGCATCAGTACAGCAAGGGTATCGACGGTGCAACAACCTTTAGAAACGATATAAATTTCATCAAAGACGCCCATGTGATGAGAGAGCGTATAAGGGAGTTTTTTGCCTAG
- the thrB gene encoding homoserine kinase, with translation MNILVPATSANLGPGFDALGLSLKLFNSVKIEPAKFSSVSINGEGSGSVNLKRNNIFLSIFNEIFFELTGKNENFRVVFENNIPFSRGLGSSSAVIVGAIASAYEMAGFKASKETVLNKAIIYETHPDNISPAVHGGFISAIVKNGNVYANKISLSDEIKAVVVIPNKPMSTSSSRQILPKNYTMKECVNNLSHAAFLTSCFYEKKYDLLKIASKDLMHEERRMHALEELFEVRKVAYENGALMSTLSGSGSSFLNITYKDDAKNLRDILKSKFGDFRVEVFSFDNDGYEITQS, from the coding sequence TTGAATATCTTAGTCCCTGCAACAAGTGCGAATTTGGGTCCTGGTTTCGATGCTTTGGGGCTTAGTCTGAAGCTTTTTAATAGCGTGAAAATCGAGCCAGCAAAATTTAGCTCAGTATCGATAAACGGCGAAGGCAGTGGAAGTGTAAATTTAAAGAGAAATAATATATTCTTAAGTATTTTTAATGAAATTTTTTTTGAGCTAACTGGTAAAAATGAAAATTTTAGAGTCGTTTTTGAAAATAATATCCCATTTTCAAGGGGGCTTGGCAGTAGCTCCGCTGTTATCGTTGGAGCCATTGCTTCAGCCTACGAAATGGCTGGCTTTAAGGCAAGCAAAGAGACAGTTTTAAATAAAGCTATCATCTATGAAACCCATCCTGATAATATCTCGCCAGCAGTTCACGGCGGATTTATCAGTGCGATCGTAAAAAATGGTAATGTTTACGCAAATAAAATAAGCTTAAGTGACGAGATAAAAGCAGTAGTTGTTATCCCAAATAAACCAATGAGTACATCCTCGTCAAGACAAATTTTACCAAAGAACTATACGATGAAAGAATGCGTAAATAACTTATCTCATGCCGCTTTTTTAACGTCTTGTTTTTATGAAAAAAAGTATGATCTCTTAAAAATAGCAAGCAAAGATTTGATGCATGAAGAGCGTAGAATGCACGCTTTAGAAGAACTTTTTGAAGTTAGAAAAGTAGCTTATGAAAATGGTGCTTTAATGAGCACGCTTTCAGGCTCAGGTTCAAGCTTTTTAAATATCACTTACAAAGATGATGCTAAAAATTTACGAGATATTTTAAAGAGTAAATTTGGTGATTTTAGGGTTGAGGTTTTTTCATTTGATAACGATGGATACGAAATTACGCAAAGCTAA
- a CDS encoding uroporphyrinogen III synthase HEM4 has translation MKTRKFLVYCIIYIVVVAGLTYSLNSSDYTFELLGQTITLPIAIWVALPVAVLALLALLHIAYHGYAFYRYKKWIKKDSQLYKDLAKETLLGFESNKDFKTDTYKIASQLTRSISPVGELKDVGVDDAEINNILQTIKSIKNKEIVDLKKFRLAKDSKLNILNELNKIEQLPTYYLDILKNQDQNESLKKAAFDKLIKVASFSEIKRLNFELASEDIMLIITRFVNDEIDLSSDEIFDLLNNVKVTKTQYDKAAIMLKNKLKPDAFIGIFEKLKSIHADADEAYVYALFELQMLDKVREAIEGSDPDEFKEIKVLLFLRDNGKMVPSSLFFK, from the coding sequence ATGAAAACTAGAAAATTTCTCGTCTATTGCATAATCTACATAGTAGTTGTTGCAGGGCTTACTTATTCTCTTAATAGTTCTGATTACACATTTGAGCTTTTAGGCCAAACTATAACTTTGCCAATTGCTATTTGGGTCGCTCTTCCAGTAGCTGTTTTAGCACTTCTTGCCCTACTTCATATCGCTTATCATGGATATGCTTTTTATAGATATAAAAAATGGATCAAAAAAGATAGCCAGCTTTATAAAGATTTAGCCAAAGAGACGCTTCTTGGCTTTGAGAGCAATAAAGACTTTAAAACCGACACTTACAAGATCGCCTCACAGCTTACTCGTTCTATCTCACCAGTAGGCGAGCTTAAAGATGTCGGTGTAGATGATGCCGAGATAAACAATATCTTACAAACTATAAAAAGTATAAAAAATAAAGAGATCGTCGATCTAAAGAAATTTAGACTAGCAAAAGATAGCAAGTTGAATATCCTAAATGAGCTAAATAAAATCGAGCAACTACCTACTTATTATCTTGACATACTTAAAAATCAAGATCAAAACGAGAGCCTTAAAAAAGCTGCATTTGATAAACTCATAAAAGTAGCTTCTTTTAGCGAAATCAAAAGATTAAATTTTGAGCTAGCAAGTGAAGATATAATGCTTATTATTACCCGATTTGTAAATGACGAGATCGATCTAAGCAGTGATGAAATTTTTGATCTTTTAAACAACGTAAAAGTGACAAAAACTCAATACGACAAAGCAGCCATAATGCTTAAAAATAAGCTAAAACCAGACGCATTTATCGGCATCTTTGAGAAGCTAAAAAGCATCCATGCTGATGCTGATGAGGCTTACGTATATGCGCTATTTGAGCTTCAGATGCTTGATAAAGTAAGAGAGGCTATCGAAGGTAGCGACCCAGATGAGTTTAAAGAGATAAAGGTCTTGCTGTTTTTACGAGATAACGGCAAAATGGTGCCTAGCTCGTTATTTTTTAAATGA
- a CDS encoding M23 family metallopeptidase, whose product MYRRGIGGFGIVVLLLILILAGGFGYALMSKDFERNEPIIGVADKVYWNLRTPMNIKFKDDSGIKFVRISMNDGKNDLNLLNQIIQNPSTELDVNLTFPKTGFFAQKDTYEMNIEAVDTSKWSFFTGNKASKKVEVVLDTSKPDLYVLSQSYSISKGGSAVVVFRATDNQLKEVYVQTNFGKKFKAVPFYKEGFYAALVAWPVQVENFSAEVIARDFAGNESKSHVRYFYENVKYKTSTIALNDRFLDGKIVDLTDQYAKDPSALSRLEKMRFVNETLRNSNEEKITALTTNPSDEMLTSFSVTPFYPLRNGKKVADFADHRYYTYNNEQVSESWHMGIDFASVAAAPIIASNAGRVVLASENGIYGLNIVIDHGFGLYSLYGHCSSTRVKEGDMVAAGDQIGTTGTSGLALGDHLHFGILVQGEEVRPQQWMDKKWIKDNITSVLDTAKAMIDKN is encoded by the coding sequence ATGTATAGACGTGGAATTGGCGGTTTTGGTATTGTTGTGCTTTTGCTAATTTTAATCTTAGCCGGTGGTTTTGGCTATGCTTTGATGTCAAAAGATTTTGAGCGAAATGAACCGATAATTGGTGTTGCTGATAAGGTTTATTGGAATCTTAGAACCCCAATGAATATCAAATTTAAAGACGATAGTGGTATAAAATTTGTACGAATTAGTATGAATGATGGGAAAAATGATCTAAATTTGTTAAATCAAATCATACAAAATCCAAGTACTGAGCTTGATGTAAATTTAACCTTTCCAAAGACTGGCTTTTTTGCTCAAAAAGATACCTATGAGATGAATATCGAAGCTGTAGATACTAGCAAATGGAGCTTTTTTACTGGCAATAAAGCTAGTAAAAAAGTCGAAGTAGTGCTTGATACTTCAAAACCTGATCTTTACGTGCTTTCACAGTCTTATTCTATCTCAAAAGGTGGTAGTGCTGTTGTGGTCTTTAGAGCAACTGATAATCAGCTAAAAGAGGTCTATGTCCAGACAAATTTTGGTAAGAAATTTAAGGCTGTTCCATTTTATAAAGAGGGCTTTTATGCAGCACTTGTTGCTTGGCCAGTTCAGGTTGAAAATTTTAGTGCTGAGGTCATTGCAAGAGACTTTGCAGGCAATGAGAGCAAGTCACATGTTAGATATTTTTATGAAAATGTAAAGTATAAAACTTCAACTATTGCATTAAACGATAGATTTTTAGATGGTAAGATAGTTGATTTAACGGATCAATATGCAAAAGATCCAAGCGCACTTTCAAGACTTGAAAAGATGAGATTTGTCAATGAAACGCTTAGAAATTCAAACGAAGAAAAAATAACAGCACTTACTACAAATCCTAGTGATGAGATGTTAACTAGCTTTAGTGTGACACCATTTTATCCACTAAGAAATGGTAAAAAAGTGGCTGACTTCGCCGATCACCGATACTATACATATAATAACGAGCAAGTAAGCGAATCATGGCATATGGGAATAGACTTTGCAAGCGTGGCAGCGGCTCCTATAATAGCTAGTAATGCTGGTCGTGTCGTACTTGCATCTGAAAATGGAATTTATGGATTAAATATTGTGATCGATCATGGATTTGGGCTTTATTCGCTTTATGGACACTGCTCAAGCACTAGAGTAAAAGAGGGCGATATGGTGGCAGCTGGCGATCAAATAGGCACTACTGGAACTAGTGGTCTTGCGCTTGGCGATCACCTTCACTTTGGAATTTTAGTCCAAGGCGAAGAGGTGAGACCACAACAATGGATGGACAAAAAGTGGATAAAAGATAATATCACAAGTGTCTTAGATACTGCAAAAGCGATGATAGATAAGAACTAA